One Alligator mississippiensis isolate rAllMis1 chromosome 1, rAllMis1, whole genome shotgun sequence genomic window carries:
- the C1H11orf42 gene encoding uncharacterized protein C11orf42 homolog — MADGGPPVLDPAEADAHWALIRDKVGWGEAGTGRGPPCPGQGHPGSRAPPQVAEQHLGAAAVATRALWAAGTAPYDLLAVLVKRGPWVPGRARALGPAGWLDKLAVRGAEALAGRGPARGPQAEARYEETRLVAGVPRQVAVVLAGARREAVPETALEPGCVALWPDLPWLRAQRSIYVVHQVLRCTSLVLTVMQDGVARSRRLARPGPLAFTCLKLALGPDGVLGPQKPLGRALPARLAWALPPARTEPPEPRLRTWWPRRRRREPDRHSMSLPLLQSLAADSDSDP; from the coding sequence ATGGCGGACGGCGGCCCCCCCGTGCTGGACCCGGCCGAGGCAGACGCGCACTGGGCGCTGATCCGGgacaaggtggggtggggggaggcgggcaCCGGCCGGGGACCCCCGTGCCCGGGCCAGGGGCACCCCGGCTCACGCGCACCCCCGCAGGTGGCGGAGCAACACCTGGGCGCGGCGGCCGTGGCGACGCGGGCGCTGTGGGCAGCGGGCACGGCGCCCTACGACCTGCTGGCCGTGCTGGTGAAGCGGGGCCCGTGGGTGCCAGGCCGGGCGCGGGCGCTGGGGCCGGCGGGCTGGCTGGACAAGCTGGCGGTGCGGGGGGCCGAGGCGCTGGCGGGCCGCGGGCCGGCGCGGGGGCCGCAGGCCGAGGCGCGCTACGAGGAGACGCGCCTGGTGGCCGGGGTGCCGCGgcaggtggcggtggtgctggCCGGGGCGCGGCGCGAGGCGGTGCCGGAGACAGCGCTGGAGCCGGGCTGCGTGGCGCTGTGGCCCGACCTGCCCTGGCTGCGGGCGCAGCGCAGCATCTACGTGGTGCACCAGGTGCTGCGCTGCACCAGCCTGGTCCTCACCGTCATGCAGGACGGCGTGGCCCGCAGCCGGCGCCTGGCACGCCCCGGCCCCCTCGCCTTCACCTGCCTCAAGCTGGCGCTGGGCCCCGACGGCGTCCTGGGGCCGCAGAAGCCGCTGGGCCGCGCCCTGCCTGCCCGCTtggcctgggccctgcccccGGCCCGCACCGAGCCCCCCGAGCCCCGGCTGCGGACCTGGTGGCCACGCCGGCGCCGCAGGGAGCCTGACCGGCACTCCATgtcgctgcccctgctgcagagcctgGCCGCCGACTCTGACAGCGACCCCTGA